The genomic region TAAGACGGTCAGCCGTGTGGTCAATGGAGAGCAAGGAGTCAGCGAATCCACGCGATTGAGGGTGACCCGATTCATAGAGCAGCTGGGTTATTACCCGCACAAAGGGGCGCGCAGCCTTCGTACGGAACCGCGGGATTGTATTGGAGTGACGATACCGGCCCCGGTCGAGCAGGTCCCCGTGAGGGACACGTTTTTTGTGCGACTTTTTGAGGCGTTCTATAGAATCTATGGCAAGCAGGGGAAATACCTGATATTTGACCTCAATCCGTACCGCAAAGACACGCACATTTGTTATGCGCGAGGCCTGTGGGAACAGCGCTACTGGGGGTGTGTACTTTGTGGCCCGTTGAAGCTTGGGGATACGACGCTGGTACGGATTCATAATTCTGGACAGCCCTATCTGGCGATGGGCCGCTTGGATTCACTTCCGGATTGTTCGAGTGCGACGGTGGATTACGCAGAGGCGTCTCGGTTGTCCGTGGCGCATTTGGTCGAATCGGGGCACACCCGCATTGGATTGTTGCGAGGATTCGAGGGGTTTCAGTCGGGAGTGGATCGTGAGCGGGGATACCTTGAGGGTATAGAGGCCGCAGGCTTTGCGCCCGATCCTCGATTGGTCAAGTCGACCAAATTCAGTAAAGGCGACGTGACTGCCAAGGTGCACCAACTTCTGAGCGATACCAGTGTGACAGCGGTCATCGACGCGAGCGGTTCCGAGAATGCCGAGGAGATTCGCGAAGGGTGTTCGCGTGCCGGGCGCGTGCTTGGCAGGGACGTGGAATTGTTGCCTTGGACCTATACGGCCAATGCCTGTGTGCTCCGGGAGGCGGCCGCGCATGTGTGGCTGCCCGTATGGGAGGCAGCAGTCGATGGACTGGAGCAGTTCTCGTCGTGGTTCAGCGGAGAGAACAGCGGACCGGTGCAAGTAATGTATAAGCCGATACTCTCGAGAGCAAACATGTCGGAGGAAATGCCTGCCCC from Candidatus Hydrogenedentota bacterium harbors:
- a CDS encoding LacI family transcriptional regulator, with the translated sequence MAATKTRPKKSRVGSTSRTMFDVARRAGVSVKTVSRVVNGEQGVSESTRLRVTRFIEQLGYYPHKGARSLRTEPRDCIGVTIPAPVEQVPVRDTFFVRLFEAFYRIYGKQGKYLIFDLNPYRKDTHICYARGLWEQRYWGCVLCGPLKLGDTTLVRIHNSGQPYLAMGRLDSLPDCSSATVDYAEASRLSVAHLVESGHTRIGLLRGFEGFQSGVDRERGYLEGIEAAGFAPDPRLVKSTKFSKGDVTAKVHQLLSDTSVTAVIDASGSENAEEIREGCSRAGRVLGRDVELLPWTYTANACVLREAAAHVWLPVWEAAVDGLEQFSSWFSGENSGPVQVMYKPILSRANMSEEMPAPVTLFGPRD